The proteins below come from a single Nitrosospira sp. Is2 genomic window:
- a CDS encoding DUF3617 domain-containing protein, with product MRKALLSISLLLVASSASSAEGVLRPGLWELTTTSLLLAFVPQIPPDTMQKLTSLAKQHGIDIPEIQNGAATSKVCITPEMAEQELPVYFHQTQLGCSAQNTTRTGNSYRTDLVCAHPQFKGNGTAEGTFTSPERFSGQTQFNGVFQGNPIDEHADVTGRWISASCGPVKAIY from the coding sequence ATGCGTAAGGCCCTTCTTTCGATATCATTGTTGCTGGTGGCGTCATCAGCAAGCTCAGCAGAAGGGGTCCTACGCCCGGGACTATGGGAGTTGACGACGACGTCGCTTCTGCTGGCGTTTGTACCCCAGATTCCACCCGATACAATGCAAAAGCTGACAAGCCTGGCAAAGCAACACGGAATCGACATACCTGAAATCCAGAACGGAGCAGCCACGTCTAAAGTCTGCATTACCCCAGAGATGGCCGAGCAGGAACTCCCGGTCTATTTTCATCAGACCCAATTGGGGTGTAGTGCTCAGAATACGACCCGGACAGGAAACAGCTACAGAACAGACCTGGTTTGTGCGCATCCTCAGTTCAAGGGTAACGGAACGGCGGAGGGAACATTTACCAGTCCCGAACGCTTTTCAGGACAAACACAGTTTAATGGTGTCTTCCAGGGCAATCCTATCGACGAGCATGCGGACGTTACAGGCCGATGGATTAGCGCAAGCTGCGGCCCGGTCAAAGCCATTTACTGA
- the mpl gene encoding UDP-N-acetylmuramate:L-alanyl-gamma-D-glutamyl-meso-diaminopimelate ligase — protein sequence MHIHILGICGTFMGGIAAIAREAGHKVTGSDASVYPPMSAQLSSQGIELTEGFSPDQAKLRPDLFLVGNVVTRGNPLMEEILNLNLPYVSGPQWLADNVLRERWVLAVAGTHGKTTTTSMLAWILEYAGMSPGFLIGGIPRNFGLSARLGGSGFFVIEADEYDTAFFDKRSKFIHFRPRTAILNNLEFDHADIFDSLAAIEQQFHYFVRTIPGNGLIVANGREESLKRVLSRGCWTPIETLGVASGWESDVLPDGGITVRFKGDSQGLLQWDLLGEHNLMNGLAALAAARHAGVPVNVGIDALRQFRNVKRRMEVRGVRNGITIYDDFAHHPTAIRTTLEGLRNKVKNARIIAVLEPRSNTMKMGVWKDSLANSLATADQVFCYNANLGWDAGDALVPLGKRAAVYGNLDQLVAAIIVAAQPGDHVLVMSNGAFGGLHERLLEAMTREVTDI from the coding sequence TTGCACATTCATATTCTAGGCATTTGCGGCACCTTCATGGGGGGGATCGCCGCCATCGCGCGCGAGGCCGGCCATAAAGTGACAGGCAGCGACGCCAGTGTTTATCCACCCATGAGTGCTCAGCTCAGCTCTCAAGGGATTGAGTTGACTGAGGGGTTTTCGCCTGACCAAGCCAAGCTCCGGCCGGATCTGTTCCTGGTTGGGAATGTGGTCACCCGCGGCAACCCCCTCATGGAGGAGATTCTCAACCTTAACCTCCCTTATGTTTCAGGGCCACAGTGGCTTGCGGACAACGTGCTTCGCGAAAGATGGGTGTTGGCCGTTGCGGGTACTCATGGGAAGACAACAACCACGTCCATGCTGGCATGGATACTCGAATACGCGGGGATGAGCCCGGGTTTCCTGATCGGCGGTATTCCCCGGAACTTTGGATTGTCAGCCAGACTGGGCGGATCCGGCTTTTTCGTCATTGAAGCGGACGAATACGACACGGCTTTTTTTGATAAACGCTCCAAGTTCATACATTTTCGACCCAGAACGGCGATTCTCAATAATCTGGAATTTGATCACGCGGACATCTTCGACAGTCTCGCAGCAATTGAACAGCAGTTCCATTATTTTGTCCGTACCATTCCTGGGAATGGGCTGATCGTCGCCAACGGGCGCGAGGAAAGTCTGAAGCGGGTATTGAGCAGGGGATGCTGGACGCCGATTGAAACGTTAGGGGTGGCGAGCGGCTGGGAAAGCGACGTTTTGCCCGACGGCGGAATTACCGTTCGTTTCAAGGGTGATTCTCAGGGATTATTACAATGGGATTTGCTCGGTGAGCACAATCTCATGAATGGGTTGGCGGCGCTGGCTGCCGCGCGTCACGCCGGCGTGCCCGTCAATGTCGGTATCGATGCGCTGAGGCAGTTCAGAAACGTCAAGCGCCGCATGGAAGTGCGCGGTGTGAGGAACGGCATTACTATATATGACGATTTTGCGCATCACCCAACAGCAATCCGGACCACCCTTGAAGGGTTGCGGAACAAAGTGAAAAACGCTCGTATTATTGCTGTGCTGGAGCCTCGCTCCAACACGATGAAAATGGGAGTCTGGAAAGACAGTCTCGCGAATAGTCTTGCGACAGCGGATCAGGTCTTTTGCTACAACGCAAATCTTGGTTGGGACGCTGGGGATGCGCTGGTCCCGCTTGGTAAGAGAGCGGCGGTATACGGCAACCTCGATCAGCTGGTCGCAGCCATCATCGTTGCTGCTCAGCCAGGCGATCACGTGCTTGTGATGAGCAATGGCGCTTTTGGGGGCCTTCACGAACGGCTGCTTGAGGCTATGACGCGCGAAGTCACGGATATTTAG
- a CDS encoding LPS-assembly protein LptD encodes MKSRFSRLICWCVFLFCLACNARADTPSSDARQRSERITTPPGKAQGNENKPVVIDNERIRGRHEYEVQAPSGSELRGAPVNSAGQPQDGGGRSQPRQNYTPSTAAKPGEAATGHKVEAGNKEDQRGLTEAEGIAGPHAVQEFEPQLRPGATSPAGIASPGLKDRTKMATPGGVPETGGGKPGFAEAEHIRGHLEQPGDMKLRLGGGVEPETEVKVAAPVAEKVSPKSRPVFVAADRLQGHSGKEVEAIGRAELNNGDQLISADRLKYRQDTEDAEAEGGVRVEQRGDILEGSRLKFNLASKTGELSQPSYQLKDASSRGYADMLLFEGENHYRFRQANYTTCPAGDDDWHLNVGDLQLDHSKRVGTARNVKLTFKDVPILYTPWMNFSYSGQRKSGLLAPVYGTNVRTGLEVTVPFYWNIAPNYDATISARMMSKRGVSLNNEFRYLGEKFSGTILGDILPNDWDTQTTRWRTSFAHDHNLGRGFSARLDYNRVSDDAYFRDLGNNLNLTSRTNLLQQGLLSYNRGLGDDGTLNVTSMVQSFQTIQDPLASIVAPYKRLPQIAMVANKPDIFGMDLNFIGSWSNFSHPTLVSGHRVVLFPSVSYPMRNAFGYVTPKIGIHHTRYNLDATGTSPEASPDRTLPILSLDSGIAFDRQMSLGGERFTQTLEPRLFYVYVPFRDQSQLPNFDSAKTDFSFAQMLNENRFSGHDRINDANQLTFALTSRLIESGTGKERLRLAVGQQISFIDRRVTLDAPETINRRPDFVAAVTGFLTPTISTDSSVQFDQTRFVADVVRSGLSYRPEPGRVVNVGYRFTRDVLHQVDASSQWRWSERWQTVARLNYSLQDQKILEGLAGLEYNACCWSLRFVLQHLTTATQKTTTAAFLQLELNGLMQIGSNPLQVLQRSIPGYLRTGSQGSSPLEGP; translated from the coding sequence ATGAAATCGCGTTTCTCCCGCCTAATTTGCTGGTGTGTTTTTCTTTTTTGCCTTGCATGCAATGCTCGCGCCGACACGCCATCATCTGACGCGCGACAACGGTCTGAGCGTATAACAACCCCGCCCGGCAAAGCCCAGGGCAATGAAAATAAACCGGTCGTTATCGACAACGAGCGCATTCGCGGCCGTCATGAATATGAGGTTCAGGCCCCCAGCGGGTCTGAATTACGCGGCGCCCCTGTTAACTCAGCCGGTCAGCCTCAGGACGGTGGTGGCCGGTCTCAGCCGAGGCAGAACTATACACCATCAACTGCGGCAAAACCCGGTGAAGCGGCCACAGGACATAAAGTCGAGGCTGGAAACAAGGAGGATCAGCGCGGACTTACAGAAGCTGAGGGTATAGCAGGACCGCACGCCGTGCAGGAATTTGAACCGCAGCTTCGGCCCGGCGCGACTTCGCCCGCGGGCATCGCATCGCCCGGCTTGAAGGACCGGACCAAAATGGCCACGCCCGGCGGCGTGCCGGAAACAGGGGGAGGTAAACCAGGATTCGCGGAAGCCGAGCACATCCGTGGACACCTTGAGCAGCCGGGCGACATGAAGCTGCGCCTTGGCGGCGGAGTTGAGCCAGAGACCGAGGTAAAAGTGGCTGCGCCCGTGGCAGAAAAAGTGAGTCCGAAGAGCAGGCCGGTGTTCGTGGCTGCCGACCGCCTGCAAGGACACTCTGGCAAGGAAGTCGAGGCAATCGGCAGAGCCGAGCTGAACAACGGCGATCAGCTCATCTCGGCGGATCGCCTGAAATATCGTCAGGACACGGAAGATGCGGAGGCTGAAGGCGGGGTTCGAGTGGAGCAGCGCGGAGATATACTTGAGGGTTCGAGGCTCAAATTCAATCTGGCCAGTAAAACCGGAGAACTCAGCCAGCCCAGCTATCAGCTGAAGGATGCCAGCAGCCGGGGCTATGCCGACATGCTCTTATTTGAAGGCGAAAATCACTACCGCTTCCGGCAAGCAAACTACACCACATGTCCTGCCGGCGACGATGATTGGCACTTGAACGTAGGTGACCTGCAACTGGATCACTCCAAGCGGGTCGGCACTGCGCGGAACGTTAAACTTACATTCAAGGACGTACCCATTTTATACACCCCCTGGATGAATTTCTCGTACAGCGGCCAGCGCAAGTCGGGCTTGCTCGCGCCTGTATATGGCACCAACGTACGAACAGGCCTCGAAGTCACAGTGCCGTTCTACTGGAATATCGCACCCAATTATGACGCGACCATCTCCGCCCGCATGATGTCGAAGCGGGGCGTCTCACTCAACAACGAATTTCGCTATCTGGGAGAGAAGTTCAGCGGCACCATACTCGGGGACATATTGCCGAATGACTGGGACACCCAAACGACCCGGTGGCGCACCTCTTTTGCGCACGATCACAATCTCGGCAGAGGCTTTTCGGCGCGCCTGGACTACAACAGGGTTTCGGATGACGCATATTTCCGCGATCTCGGAAACAACCTGAATCTAACCTCCCGCACCAACCTGCTGCAACAGGGCCTGCTTTCGTACAACCGCGGGCTTGGCGACGACGGGACGCTGAACGTGACCTCCATGGTCCAAAGCTTTCAGACCATTCAGGATCCCTTGGCCTCCATTGTTGCCCCGTACAAGCGCTTGCCGCAGATCGCCATGGTTGCGAATAAACCTGATATTTTCGGCATGGACCTGAATTTCATCGGCAGCTGGTCGAATTTCTCGCATCCGACGCTGGTGAGCGGCCACCGCGTGGTGCTCTTTCCTAGCGTCAGTTATCCGATGCGCAATGCATTTGGCTATGTGACGCCAAAGATCGGGATACACCACACCCGGTATAACCTGGACGCTACGGGCACCTCCCCCGAGGCGAGCCCTGATCGCACATTGCCGATACTCAGCCTCGACAGTGGTATTGCATTTGACCGCCAGATGAGCCTGGGTGGAGAACGGTTCACGCAGACCCTTGAGCCCAGGCTTTTCTATGTATATGTCCCGTTCCGCGATCAGAGTCAGTTGCCGAACTTTGACTCGGCCAAGACCGACTTCAGCTTCGCGCAAATGCTGAACGAAAACCGGTTCAGCGGCCATGATCGCATCAACGATGCGAATCAGCTCACCTTCGCACTTACCTCCCGTTTGATCGAGTCCGGCACCGGCAAAGAACGCCTGCGCCTTGCCGTTGGCCAGCAAATAAGCTTTATTGATCGGCGCGTAACACTGGACGCACCTGAAACTATTAACCGCAGACCGGATTTCGTCGCCGCAGTGACCGGATTCCTCACGCCGACAATCAGCACGGATTCGAGCGTGCAATTCGATCAGACCAGATTCGTGGCTGACGTGGTTCGTTCGGGCTTGAGCTATCGCCCGGAGCCTGGCAGGGTCGTCAATGTCGGCTACCGTTTTACACGGGACGTGCTGCATCAGGTGGACGCTTCGAGCCAGTGGCGATGGTCGGAACGTTGGCAGACGGTTGCCCGTCTGAATTACTCGTTGCAGGACCAGAAGATTCTGGAAGGACTGGCGGGACTTGAGTATAATGCCTGCTGCTGGTCGTTGCGGTTCGTGCTCCAGCATCTCACAACCGCCACGCAGAAAACGACCACGGCAGCTTTTTTGCAACTCGAGTTGAACGGCTTGATGCAAATTGGCTCAAACCCGCTGCAAGTGTTGCAGCGTAGTATTCCTGGTTATCTCAGAACCGGCAGCCAGGGAAGTAGCCCGCTGGAAGGCCCATAG
- a CDS encoding peptidylprolyl isomerase, producing MGTKFWLRPPVLLAMLIAGMAIAQQPAHPGSIRTIDHIVAVVNESVITRHELNEMLRAMVKQLEKQGVQPPPPAVLEKQMLDRIILNQVQLQLAKETGLTVSDTELDQTIRRIAQENKMSLDEFHNALERDGISFNKFRDEIRDEIILVRLKEREVTNRVSVTEGEVDNFLHTQESSPSQNEEYRIAHILIMVPDQASPSQLQMRRERAEAALTRLKSGAEFAQVAAEFSDAPDAMEGGLLDWRPAAQLTKIFADVLTPMKAGEVTPLIQSASGFHILKLVDRRSQNQAVTVVDQTHARHILVKISELTSETDAKRRIIELKDRLDNGGAKFEELAKLHSEDASAPTGGDLGWLSPGDTVPEFEQAMRILKPGEISEPVQSPFGWHLIQVLEHRTQDVSKERQRQAARQAIRARKADAAFQEWLQRLRDRAYVEYRLEEG from the coding sequence ATGGGCACGAAATTCTGGTTACGTCCTCCTGTTTTGCTGGCTATGCTGATTGCCGGGATGGCGATCGCCCAGCAGCCTGCCCATCCTGGCAGCATCCGGACCATAGATCATATTGTCGCCGTGGTGAATGAGAGCGTGATAACGCGCCATGAGCTGAACGAAATGCTCAGGGCCATGGTCAAGCAGTTAGAGAAACAGGGCGTGCAGCCACCTCCGCCCGCGGTACTCGAGAAGCAGATGCTCGATCGCATCATTTTGAATCAGGTCCAGTTACAGCTTGCCAAAGAAACCGGCTTGACGGTAAGCGACACCGAACTTGACCAGACCATCCGTCGAATCGCGCAGGAAAATAAGATGTCGCTGGATGAATTTCACAACGCACTGGAGCGCGACGGAATCAGTTTCAACAAGTTCAGGGACGAAATTCGCGATGAGATAATTCTGGTGCGGCTCAAGGAACGCGAGGTCACAAACCGGGTCAGCGTGACCGAGGGAGAGGTGGATAATTTCCTGCATACGCAGGAATCGTCCCCCAGCCAGAACGAGGAATATCGTATCGCCCACATCTTGATTATGGTGCCGGATCAGGCGAGCCCTTCCCAATTGCAGATGAGGCGGGAGCGAGCGGAAGCTGCCTTGACGCGCTTGAAAAGCGGAGCCGAATTTGCCCAGGTGGCGGCCGAGTTTTCGGATGCCCCGGACGCGATGGAGGGAGGGCTGCTGGACTGGCGTCCGGCGGCGCAATTGACCAAGATTTTTGCCGACGTATTGACGCCGATGAAGGCAGGCGAAGTGACTCCGCTCATTCAGAGCGCAAGCGGGTTCCATATTCTGAAGCTGGTCGACCGTCGCAGCCAGAACCAAGCGGTCACCGTGGTGGATCAGACCCACGCCCGTCATATTCTTGTCAAAATCAGCGAACTCACCTCCGAAACAGATGCCAAGCGCCGCATAATCGAGTTGAAGGACAGACTGGACAATGGGGGGGCCAAATTTGAAGAACTGGCCAAGCTCCATTCCGAAGATGCAAGCGCTCCCACCGGCGGGGACTTGGGCTGGCTCTCTCCCGGCGATACCGTACCTGAGTTCGAGCAGGCCATGCGCATCCTCAAACCCGGTGAAATCAGTGAACCTGTCCAATCACCATTCGGCTGGCACTTGATCCAGGTGTTGGAGCACCGAACGCAGGATGTAAGCAAGGAACGGCAGCGGCAAGCCGCGCGCCAGGCTATCCGCGCTCGCAAAGCCGACGCAGCATTTCAGGAATGGCTGCAACGACTGCGTGACCGCGCCTACGTCGAA